TTGAGGTACGAACACCCGCTGCCCACACAATCAGATCAGCTTTAATTTCTTCGCCATCTTTGGTAATAAGAGTGTTTGGTTGGGCTTCCGTGATCATCGTATTTAATTTCACATTTGCACCCATTTCTTGTAATTCATCTAATACTGCTGCAGATAAATTTTCGGGTAGAGCAGGCAGTAATCGAGGACCCGCTTCAACTAAAGTGACTTGCAAGCAAGAATTATCAATTTTACCGTAACCGTAAGAAGACAAGTCTTCAGTCGCATGATAAAGCTCAGCGGTTAATTCCACACCAGTTGCGCCACCGCCAACAATTGCAATATTGACTTTGTTTTCATCCACTAGTTTTTGTTTAAACTCTTCTTCACCGATATCATCTAATGCACGGTTCTCAGAGAATTTAAGGAATAATTCCAACATTCTTTGTTGAAAACGAAGTGCTTGGTCCGAACTGTCTAAGAAAATACAGTTATCGGCGACGCCTTTTGTATTGAAATCATTCGATTTACTGCCGATTGCAATCACTAAGTAGTCATAAGGAATGCGACGCGCAACTACAAGCATATCGCCTTCTTGTCCATAAACAGGGGCAAGCTCAACATATTTTTGTTCACGATTAATGCGTGTGATTGAGCCTTGCTCGAAGCTAAAATGATGGTTTTTACCGTGAGCGCGATAGCTCAGAGAATCCATACCATCATCCATCACACCTG
This portion of the Haemophilus parainfluenzae T3T1 genome encodes:
- a CDS encoding NAD(P)/FAD-dependent oxidoreductase; this translates as MKNVVIVGGGAGGIELATFLGDKLGRKKQAKVTLVDRNATHLWKPLLHEIATGVMDDGMDSLSYRAHGKNHHFSFEQGSITRINREQKYVELAPVYGQEGDMLVVARRIPYDYLVIAIGSKSNDFNTKGVADNCIFLDSSDQALRFQQRMLELFLKFSENRALDDIGEEEFKQKLVDENKVNIAIVGGGATGVELTAELYHATEDLSSYGYGKIDNSCLQVTLVEAGPRLLPALPENLSAAVLDELQEMGANVKLNTMITEAQPNTLITKDGEEIKADLIVWAAGVRTSTVTQQFDGLELNRINQLVVKDTLQTTVDDSIFAIGDCAALMQPNGKLVPPRAQAAHQMAKACAKNIFALFEQKPLKAFKYNDKGTLVSLSSFTALGSISNKFGKNPLTVQGKFAQFAYVSLYRMHQHALHGCIKIGLIILVDKLNHYLKPRLKLH